Proteins encoded within one genomic window of Lysinibacillus louembei:
- the tyrS gene encoding tyrosine--tRNA ligase, protein MFLQPAEQMKMIQKGADTIVDMEELQAKLQRSYEQQKPLIVKLGLDPSAPDIHLGHAVVLRKIKQLQDLGHHAVIVIGDFTGRIGDPTGKAKGRVALSDKVVKENAKTYCEQIFKVLDATKTTVRFNSEWLSKLTFEEVIKLAASTSVARILERDDFQKRYKAQVPIGIHEFFYPLMQAYDSVELQADIELGGTDQTFNILMGRTLQKHVGLEKQIAIFMPLLEGLDGQEKMSKSLNNYIGINEAPENMFKKLMEVPDQLIIKYFELATDEHPTMIAQIKQRLADGENPRDIKIELAEIIVALYHGQEAMVTAKAYFETAFQQRKIPANIPILQLENNHITLNDAIPALVALGLVKSKSELQRLIQQNGVSLNESKLSLKELATTLDTGDVLQIGKKRFLKFMK, encoded by the coding sequence ATGTTTTTACAGCCAGCAGAGCAAATGAAAATGATTCAAAAAGGAGCGGATACGATTGTCGATATGGAGGAATTGCAGGCAAAGCTACAGCGCTCCTATGAGCAGCAAAAGCCATTAATTGTTAAATTAGGCTTAGATCCATCTGCGCCAGATATTCACTTAGGGCATGCGGTTGTGCTACGCAAAATTAAGCAGCTACAGGATTTAGGGCATCATGCAGTGATTGTCATTGGCGATTTTACAGGCAGAATTGGCGACCCAACTGGCAAGGCAAAGGGACGTGTCGCATTGAGTGATAAGGTCGTAAAAGAGAATGCTAAAACATACTGTGAGCAAATTTTTAAAGTGCTGGATGCCACAAAAACGACAGTGCGCTTCAATAGTGAATGGCTATCGAAGCTGACATTTGAGGAGGTCATCAAATTAGCTGCTAGCACCTCGGTTGCGCGAATTTTAGAGCGTGATGATTTCCAAAAACGCTATAAAGCACAGGTGCCGATTGGCATCCATGAATTTTTCTACCCGTTAATGCAGGCGTACGATTCGGTCGAGCTGCAGGCAGATATTGAGCTAGGTGGTACGGACCAAACATTCAATATTTTAATGGGGCGCACATTGCAAAAGCATGTAGGGCTTGAGAAGCAAATCGCCATTTTCATGCCGCTATTGGAGGGGCTTGATGGTCAGGAGAAAATGAGCAAAAGCTTAAATAATTATATCGGCATTAATGAAGCGCCTGAAAACATGTTTAAAAAGCTAATGGAAGTGCCAGACCAACTGATTATCAAATACTTTGAACTTGCAACAGATGAACATCCAACGATGATTGCGCAAATTAAACAGCGCTTAGCGGACGGAGAAAATCCGAGAGATATAAAAATTGAACTAGCAGAAATTATTGTAGCTTTATACCATGGACAAGAGGCGATGGTTACAGCAAAAGCTTATTTTGAAACAGCCTTTCAACAAAGAAAAATTCCTGCAAATATTCCGATATTGCAATTAGAAAATAATCACATAACTTTGAATGATGCTATACCAGCACTTGTTGCACTAGGGCTTGTAAAAAGTAAAAGTGAGCTTCAGCGATTAATTCAGCAAAATGGTGTTTCCTTGAACGAAAGCAAGCTGTCTCTAAAAGAGCTAGCGACAACGCTTGATACTGGAGATGTCCTTCAAATTGGTAAAAAACGCTTTTTAAAATTTATGAAGTAA
- a CDS encoding thymidylate synthase encodes MNVIFALTTTGEQLLEMVSTDVAGLLAAVQGESVTFPFGSYQYDFHALDHYEENGIYRQELVIYLK; translated from the coding sequence ATGAATGTTATTTTTGCACTAACAACAACAGGTGAACAGCTATTAGAAATGGTATCAACAGATGTAGCAGGCTTATTAGCTGCAGTACAAGGGGAGAGCGTCACATTTCCGTTTGGTAGCTATCAATATGATTTCCATGCACTAGATCATTATGAGGAAAATGGCATATATCGTCAGGAGCTTGTCATTTACCTAAAATGA